Proteins from one Amycolatopsis benzoatilytica AK 16/65 genomic window:
- a CDS encoding enoyl-CoA hydratase-related protein: MTFETIVYRVAERIATITLDRPGARNGYTVAMANELGDAFARADADEDVRAIVLNAAGKDFCVGMDLSEGGDDFTVPGWVEPASRATRPLFRANKPVIAAVQGAAVGVGSTLILPADIRVAASGARFGFVFARRGLFPEGGSTWFLPRIVGLSRAQEWMLTGRLIPAAEALAAGLVSRVVEPELLLDTAYGIAREIVSATAPVAAAVIRQALLHMHGEPSPEPAFRLDSRLIAHAFASPDAREGITAFLQKRAPEFRGTVGADLPGFLPWLDSESHPA, translated from the coding sequence ATGACCTTCGAGACCATCGTCTACCGCGTGGCGGAGCGGATCGCGACGATCACCCTCGACCGGCCCGGGGCCCGCAACGGCTACACGGTCGCGATGGCGAACGAACTCGGCGACGCGTTCGCCCGGGCGGACGCCGACGAGGACGTCCGGGCGATCGTGCTCAACGCCGCGGGCAAGGACTTCTGCGTCGGCATGGACCTGAGCGAAGGCGGCGACGACTTCACCGTGCCGGGCTGGGTCGAACCCGCGTCGCGCGCCACTCGGCCGCTGTTCCGGGCGAACAAGCCGGTCATCGCCGCGGTGCAGGGAGCCGCGGTCGGGGTCGGGTCCACGCTCATCCTGCCCGCCGACATCCGCGTCGCCGCGTCCGGCGCGCGATTCGGTTTCGTCTTCGCCCGCCGCGGACTGTTCCCCGAGGGCGGTTCGACCTGGTTCCTGCCCCGGATCGTCGGGCTTTCCCGGGCACAGGAGTGGATGCTCACCGGCCGGCTGATACCCGCGGCTGAAGCACTCGCCGCCGGATTGGTATCGCGGGTGGTCGAGCCGGAGCTGCTGCTGGACACCGCCTACGGCATCGCCAGGGAGATCGTTTCCGCCACCGCGCCAGTGGCGGCGGCGGTGATCCGGCAGGCCCTGCTGCACATGCACGGCGAGCCGAGTCCGGAACCGGCTTTCCGGCTCGATTCGCGGCTGATCGCGCATGCGTTCGCGAGCCCCGATGCTCGCGAGGGCATCACCGCGTTTCTGCAGAAGCGGGCACCGGAATTTCGCGGCACGGTCGGCGCCGATCTGCCGGGGTTCCTGCCGTGGCTGGACAGCGAGTCCCACCCGGCCTGA
- a CDS encoding metal-dependent hydrolase, producing MPERNPPAYEDEALAIRARDVRFDWAGVPTEYIPGHAYATHFWNVMHLVLPEGERAMADVLGRALPRIDDPRLHEELIGFIGQEETHASSHESFRVYLQQHGFDVSKIMRLMEFVMDKVFGDHGLTGRAGEAWLRERLGIYAAAEHFTATVGEWLLDNRRLDEIGVDPTMLDLLRWHGAEEMEHRNVAYDVFQYVDGSYGRRMRTALLASAGLLVLWLYTSSWLYASDPTVAQRRWAWPLEFVKAVRAGLIPGTRFIFREIPQYLRPRFHPSRMGPIDKAVRYLAQSPAARGAATP from the coding sequence ATGCCAGAACGGAATCCGCCGGCCTACGAGGACGAAGCGCTCGCTATCCGAGCCCGGGACGTGCGCTTCGACTGGGCCGGGGTGCCGACCGAGTACATCCCCGGCCACGCCTACGCCACCCACTTCTGGAACGTCATGCACCTGGTGCTGCCCGAGGGCGAGCGCGCGATGGCCGACGTGCTCGGCCGGGCGCTGCCGCGGATCGACGACCCCCGGCTGCACGAGGAGCTGATCGGCTTCATCGGCCAGGAAGAGACCCACGCCAGCTCGCACGAGTCGTTCCGGGTTTACCTGCAGCAGCACGGTTTCGACGTCTCGAAGATCATGCGGCTGATGGAGTTCGTGATGGACAAGGTCTTCGGCGACCACGGCCTGACCGGCCGCGCGGGCGAAGCCTGGCTGCGGGAGCGGCTCGGCATCTACGCCGCCGCCGAGCATTTCACCGCGACCGTCGGCGAATGGCTGCTCGACAACCGCCGGCTCGACGAGATCGGCGTCGACCCTACGATGCTCGACCTGCTGCGCTGGCACGGTGCGGAGGAGATGGAGCACCGCAACGTGGCCTACGACGTTTTCCAGTACGTCGACGGCAGCTACGGCCGCCGGATGCGCACCGCGCTGCTCGCCTCAGCCGGGCTCCTGGTGCTCTGGCTCTACACCTCGAGCTGGCTGTATGCCAGCGATCCGACCGTCGCCCAACGCCGCTGGGCGTGGCCGCTGGAGTTCGTCAAGGCGGTGCGTGCCGGGCTGATCCCGGGGACCCGGTTCATATTCAGGGAGATCCCGCAGTATTTGCGGCCGCGGTTCCATCCCTCGCGAATGGGCCCGATCGACAAGGCCGTGCGCTATCTCGCGCAGTCGCCGGCGGCGCGGGGCGCGGCGACGCCATGA